TGATAAGGATAGAGGCAAAAGAACGGAACAAAAACCTAAAGACAGTCCAAAACATATACAAAAAACTCTTAGAGCTTGAAGCTGACAGGTACACGTACCTTGTTGGCGTAGGCGGCGGAGTAACCTTAGACATAACAGGTTTTGTTGGATCTACATTCATGAGGGGTATGCCATTCGGCTTTTTACCCACAAGTTTACTTGCCCAGGTCGATGCCGCTTTCGGAGGCAAAAATGGAGTCAATTTTTGTGGAATAAAAAATCTGGTAGGGACAATCACTCAACCCTCCTTTGTTATAATCGATCCCGGTTTCTTAAAAACCCTTCCTTCTTGTGAATGGGAGAACGGCTTTGCCGAGGTGATAAAGTACGGCATAATTGCAAGTAAGGATCTTTTCGAAACCTTAGAGAGCCTACCAGTCTCCAGGCTCAAAGATAGTGACTTAATAACGAAGATAATCTACGAGTCCCTTTTGATTAAGGCGTCGATTGTGGCAAAAGATAGAACGGATTTCGGTGAAAGGCGAAAGTTAAACTTCGGTCACACGTTTGGACACGCAATAGAAATGGCCTGTCAACTAAGCCACGGACGCGCGATCTCAGTTGGTATGATGGCGGAAATAGAGTTCTCTAGAGAACTTGGACTTTTAAGTAAAAGCGACATATCGAGAATAGAAAATCTTCTTGGCAAGTTCGGATTGCCAACTGACTATGAGCCATTCTTTTCCAAGGCACTAAAGAAGATAAAGGCGGATAAAAAGAAAGAAGGTGACTCAATAAGTATCGTTCTCATAGAAGGGATAGGCAGATCAAGGATAGAAAAAGTGAAAATTGAAGCTATTGGAGAGGTCATAAATGGTTTGCGTAAGCATTGGCTGTGTGTCCGTGGATGAATGTCTCAAAATTTTGAAAAACGTCGAATTTGCCGAAATAAGGATCGACAGAATGGGTATAGGCATCGAAGAGGTAAGAAAAATATTTTCATCCCACACAAACCTAATAGCCACATGCAGAGATCCTTCGATTCCTCATGAAAAAAGGAAGGAGCTACTGATTGAGGCGTTAGAATCTGGTGCTTCGTACGTGGATGTAGACATTTTTACTCCGACTCAATCTCTCTTGAGAATCCAGAAGAAAGCCAAAGAAAAGGGTTCGAAAGTTATCGTCTCTTACCATGACTTCGAAAAGACGGGATCTTTTTCTGAACTCAAAGGGATCCTAGAGATGTGCCTATCTTTTGGCGATTACGGCAAGATCTCATGCATGGTGAGAAAAGATGAAGATAATCTAAACCTTCTTAGACTCCTTAAAGTTCCGGAATTCAAGAATCGCACAATAGTCACAGGCATGGGAGAGAAAGGTAAGTTGACTAGAGTCCTTTCCCTTCTACTTGGAAGTCCTTTTACCTTTGCATCCTATGAGGAAGGTAAAGAGACGGCGGAAGGTCAAATTGAAAGGACTGTCATAAAGGGAATAATGGAGCTTTTTTTTGAGAAGTGACATGCGGTTGTATGGAGTCATAGGTAGGCCTATCTTGCACAGTAAAAGCCCGAAAATCTTTAGATTCATATTCAGGAATTGGGGCATAAACGGAAACTATGTTGCATTTATAGTCGATTCAGTAGAAGAAGCCATAAGTTTTGGAAAAAAGATAGGCTTTTCGGGGCTAAACGTGACGAGTCCATACAAGGAGGAGATCCTAAGGCACGTCGATCTTATGGATGACAGGGTAAAAAAGTTAAGAGCTGCAAATACAATAATTTTTTCCGGTGAGACAACATTTGCATTTAATACCGATGTGGACGGAATAAGGGAGGCCTTTTCGAAAAATGGAGTGGAATTAAAAGGAAAGAAGGTTGCCATCATTGGAGCTGGTGGCTCAGCAAAAGCTGTCGCTTTTTTTGTGTCTTCCCACACATCGTTTTTCATCTTCAACAGAAGCGACAAAAACGCAAAAAACATAATTACTATCTTTGGAGGTTCCTACATCTGCCCACAAGACAAGGAAAGACTGAAAGAGATGGACGTATTGATCTTTTGTTTGCCCGCCTATCTGGATTTCGAATTTGGGGATTTCATACGAGAAGGTCAGGTATTTTTCGACGCAAATTACGTAAGAACCAAAGAAAGGAAAAAAGTTTTGGAAGAAAGGGGAATAAAGTACATAGGTGGCGAGGATTGGTTTTTATTCCAGGCGATTTACTCTGCAAGGCACTTTCTAGGTATTGAGATCCCTTATGAGGCTCTAAAGGACGTCCTCTATGGGTCGGAAAAGAAGAGCAAAATCATATGTCTTATAGGCTTTATGGGCTCAGGTAAGACAGAAGTGGGAAGATCCCTCGCAGAGAAGCTAGGTTTTGAATTTTTGGATACTGATGAGGTGATAGAGGCCAAAGAGAGAATAACCATCGATCGAATATTCAAAGAGAAGGGTGAAGGCTATTTCAGGGAGATTGAGGAGAAGATTATCACAGAACTTTTAAATACCAAAAAAGAGGCTGTCATATCGCTTGGAGGTGGTTCAATTTTGAGTGCAAAAGTAAGGGAGGCTTTAAAAGAAAAGGCAGTTACCGTATGGCTTTGGGCAGAGAAAGAAACGATCCTTAATCGTACATTTGGATCTAAAAGCCGGCCCTTACTCAAATACGAAAGGATAGACGAGCTTCTAAAGGAGAGAATGCCATTTTACAAAGAGACTGCAGATATTATCGTGTCAACGGAAAATAGGGTCGTTGACGAAATAGCAAATAGATTAAAAGAGGAGATCGACTATGGATTCCATTGTGATTAAAAAGGCATCGATTAGTGGAGAGGTCATAGCCCCTCCATCGAAGAGTATGACGATAAGG
The sequence above is a segment of the Thermodesulfobacteriota bacterium genome. Coding sequences within it:
- a CDS encoding type I 3-dehydroquinate dehydratase, giving the protein MVCVSIGCVSVDECLKILKNVEFAEIRIDRMGIGIEEVRKIFSSHTNLIATCRDPSIPHEKRKELLIEALESGASYVDVDIFTPTQSLLRIQKKAKEKGSKVIVSYHDFEKTGSFSELKGILEMCLSFGDYGKISCMVRKDEDNLNLLRLLKVPEFKNRTIVTGMGEKGKLTRVLSLLLGSPFTFASYEEGKETAEGQIERTVIKGIMELFFEK
- the aroB gene encoding 3-dehydroquinate synthase — translated: MKEIDLKGCKVFFGDYSFLLENLLCGKKTVYLFDERVWEIYGKSIDPRIVIRIEAKERNKNLKTVQNIYKKLLELEADRYTYLVGVGGGVTLDITGFVGSTFMRGMPFGFLPTSLLAQVDAAFGGKNGVNFCGIKNLVGTITQPSFVIIDPGFLKTLPSCEWENGFAEVIKYGIIASKDLFETLESLPVSRLKDSDLITKIIYESLLIKASIVAKDRTDFGERRKLNFGHTFGHAIEMACQLSHGRAISVGMMAEIEFSRELGLLSKSDISRIENLLGKFGLPTDYEPFFSKALKKIKADKKKEGDSISIVLIEGIGRSRIEKVKIEAIGEVINGLRKHWLCVRG